In the genome of Capricornis sumatraensis isolate serow.1 chromosome 4, serow.2, whole genome shotgun sequence, the window TGAAACTGATTTTAAACTTCTGTACTATATTATCAAAGAAGGTAgtcacaaggaaagaaaatgaaaaggatgaAAAGGAGTTTATTCAAAACCATGTCCATTTAGGATCATCTCATTGAAAATTGCTTGAAGTATGTCACTAAACTCCTCGCTCTTCAGCACAGCTTTACTCCACCTTTGTTAGCATAGTTACTGTCCTGGGCCAGCTTTTGTTACTTCATATGAAGAGATGTTTTGTGTTGCTCGCTCTGGCTAGTTTGGTTGTTCTGTTGTGGTTGTTACCCCGCAGTTCGGGGGTCAGGCCTACAGAGATGTGGAGCACACTCGCGTGCAGTGCCGGGCCCTGGAGGGAATCGAGTGTGCCGGCACGAGGACCTTCCTCCGAGAGAACAAACCTTGTATAAAGTAAGTGCTGTCTGCATGGTGTAGCTGGTACTTAGATGGAGGTAGGGCTGTTCTGTCCTCTCTTGATGTTGACATTTTTCTTTCACCTTAAGTGTTAAACGGGCAGCATGATTACTGCTGTGCATATTCCACAGACACAAGCGATGGGGTGATAACGTAGGGGACACTGGACAGGAGACCAGAGGCTGTGAATTCTAAATGTCCCTTTCATCAACCAGCTAAAGGACCTCTGGGCACCCAGAGTCTCTGTCCCCTCCTCCACAAAATGAAGGAGGTGGAAGAGATGATCCAACTTCAGAACTCCTACGATAGGCATACATCCTTTGAAAACAGCCATAGAATGTCAGGAGGAAAGATTTTATTATGAACAGTGCAGGCCTTTCTCCCTGAAAAGCAGTATTATCTTGAAGAATTAGGGttattgagacttccctggtggtccgggggttaagaatccaccttccaatgtcaGGGGATGTGGACTCGAtcgctggtccaggaactaagctCCTACTTGCCACAGGGCAggtaagcccacacaccacaatgacGGAACCCACGTGCTAAGaacaagaagcctgcacaccacagtgaAGATCCCAAGTGCCGCAACTGAGacttgacacagccaaaaattaattaacttttaaaaaaacgaATTAGGGTTATTTCTGTAAACTCCACTTGAAGGCACAGAACTTATGTATACCATTTGCTGATGGAGAGTTGTGCCTGTGTTAGGTGATGCCATTAGAGTATTTGCAATTGAATGTCATCACAGTATGTAAGACAGAAGTCCTTCCAAGAAGTCCCATTTTTCAGGTGCCAGGAGAGGAGCATGGAGATTAGTGTTCATTTAAGGGAAGGTAACACCTCATGAGAGCTACATTCAGAACTGCAGCCTCCCTCAGGAAAAGAGCCTGCGCAGGAAAGGGATGGGCGCCAGCCACCACTCCAACCAGGATACCTATCCTGTAAATGTCCGTAATAGTTTCTTATCCAGCCCAACTCTGTATTGGTTCCTCTGGGTCCTCTATaccttgtgtgcgtgtgtgctgagtcgctcagtcgtgtctgactctgtgcgaccctatggactgtagcctgccaggcttctctgtccatgggattctcaaggcaagaacactggagtgggttgccatgccctcctccagtggatcttccctactcagggattcagcccacatctcttgtgtctcctgcactgcaggcaggttctttaccactagcgccacctgggaagccccctccatGCCTTAGCAAGTACCTTTTTGAGAATCTAGACAAACTAGAGATCTTCCTTTGGGGGAGAGGGGGTTGGTAAGAAGTCACAGAGGGACTATCTTCCCATCTTGTCACTTATGTGAAATTCACTAATAAAGCattaagtgttttcattttcacgtGATAAGCATCTTCCTCTTGATTCCCTCTGTCTAGGTATACCGGACACTACTTCATAACCACTTTGCTCTACTCTTTCTTCCTGGGATGTTTTGGAGTAGATCGTTTCTGCCTGGGTCACACTGGCACAGCAGTGGGGAAGCTCTTGACCCTTGGAGGACTTGGGATTTGGTGGTTTGTTGACCTTATTTTGCTGATCACTGGAGGGCTGATGCCCAGTGACGGCAGCAATTGGTGCACCATTTACTAAGAAGAGCTGCTGCTGTGGCCCAGAGAGGCAAGGCTCTTGGACTCATCTCTGCAGGCTCAGAATTCCTCGACGTCAGGCCTGACCAGTATTTTCCCTCGTTGGAGAGAATGGGTTTGGTTAGGAAGGTGGCTTCAGACTGTGGATGTTCGACCCAAATTTGACCCTGCAGACTAGAAATGACAAGCAGACAGTATTGTGGCTATCAAGTTTGTACCTTTCCTCGTGTACCAAAAATATAAAGGCTAGTGATTAACTTATAAGCTGCAGAAGCGTctccttattctttatttctgtgtGCTGCTATGTCATCAACCCTTTGGAGTAGTTGGACCCAACAGGATGTTTTTGGCCTGTGCCTTTGTGACCCTGAGTCTTC includes:
- the TM2D2 gene encoding TM2 domain-containing protein 2 isoform X1 yields the protein MVLGGCPVSYLLLCGQAALLLGNLLLLHCVSRSHSHNATAEPELTSAGAAHPEGSPGAASWEYVDPHSPVILCSYLPDEFIECDDPVDHVGNTTASQELGYGCLKFGGQAYRDVEHTRVQCRALEGIECAGTRTFLRENKPCIKYTGHYFITTLLYSFFLGCFGVDRFCLGHTGTAVGKLLTLGGLGIWWFVDLILLITGGLMPSDGSNWCTIY
- the TM2D2 gene encoding TM2 domain-containing protein 2 isoform X2, with the protein product MVLGGCPVSYLLLCGQAALLLGNLLLLHCVSRSHSHNATAEPELTSAGAAHPEGSPGAASWEPDEFIECDDPVDHVGNTTASQELGYGCLKFGGQAYRDVEHTRVQCRALEGIECAGTRTFLRENKPCIKYTGHYFITTLLYSFFLGCFGVDRFCLGHTGTAVGKLLTLGGLGIWWFVDLILLITGGLMPSDGSNWCTIY